One region of Triticum aestivum cultivar Chinese Spring chromosome 6B, IWGSC CS RefSeq v2.1, whole genome shotgun sequence genomic DNA includes:
- the LOC123137554 gene encoding ADP-ribosylation factor GTPase-activating protein AGD2 isoform X3, translating into MLSERLTQFINEDLHDAKDCRQRLDRATMGYDQAREKFVSVRKGTRAEVVTGLEEDLQNGKSAFERCRFNLVHALANIEAKKKYEFLESISAVMDAHLRYFKQGFELLSQMEPFIHQVLTYAQQSKEMAMNEQDKLAKRIQEFRTQEEISNLRMASNVNTSTSGDGIHVVGLQSYKKIEALMQSTANGQVEIIKQGYLFKRSENLRGEWKRRYFVLDSHGTLYYYGNKGNKQLQGVASQQTAEPAGVFSRFRFLNQKASSQGDDSLSCRTINLRTSTIKMDAEENDLRFCFRVITPMKAYTLQAETEADQKDWIEKITGVIASLLNSPFPHQPPYGSLAAERHGSASSLDSAASLEESKTSEAHSDAINHLRNIPGNDSCAECRSPDPDWASLNLGILICIECSGAHRNLGVHISKVRSLRLDVKIWEPVIIDLFRALGNDYNNSIWEALLPKEGQGMDESNSTILFMEKPKPTDAFSIKERFIQSKYVDKLLIAKDTNQITIGILEAIRTNDVRAVYHILVLADASPNMTYDELNNDVNHVLPVTDRKLFDPASCEKIEDSGKPEGCLQGCSLLHLACQHGHPVLVELLLLLGADINKQDFHGRTPLHHCVQKSNDALTKHLLKRGARTTIKDGGGLTALERRMELGAITDEELFILFVR; encoded by the exons GATTGTCGACAGCGTTTGGATAGGGCTACAATGGGCTATGATCAG GCCCGTGAAAAATTTGTGTCAGTGCGGAAAGGGACTAGAGCAGAAGTAGTGACAGGACTTGAGGAG GATCTACAGAACGGCAAGTCAGCTTTCGAGAGATGCCGCTTTAACTTA GTTCATGCCCTTGCAAACATTGAAGCAAAGAAGAAGTATGAGTTCTTGGAATCAATAAGCGCAGTGATGGATGCCCATCTAAGATATTTTAAGCAG GGATTTGAGCTACTGAGCCAAATGGAACCGTTCATTCACCAG GTTCTAACATATGCACAGCAATCAAAAGAAATGGCTATGAACGAGCAAGATAAACTTGCAAAGAGAATTCAAGAGTTCAGAACTCAAGAAGAAATTTCAAACTTGAGAATGGCTAGTAATGTAAACACATCTACGAGTGGTGATGGCATCCATGTTGTTGGTCTTCAATCCTATAAAAAGATTGAAGCCTTGATGCAGTCAACTGCCAATGGCCAG GTTGAAATAATTAAACAAGGTTATCTCTTTAAGCGTTCTGAAAATTTACGAGGAGAATGGAAGAGGAGGTATTTTGTTCTTGACAGCCATGGGACTCTGTACTACTATGGGAACAAGGGAAATAAACAATTG CAAGGAGTGGCATCACAGCAAACTGCTGAACCGGCTGGTGTATTTAGTCGCTTCAGATTCTTAAATCAAAAAGCTTCATCCCAGGGGGATGATTCTCTTTCATGTCGTACAATTAATCTCAGAACTTCAACAATTAAGATGGATGCTGAAGAAAATGATTTAAGATTTTGCTTCAGAGTAATCACCCCCATGAAGGCATACACTTTACAG GCGGAGACAGAGGCTGACCAAAAGGACTGGATCGAAAAAATAACAGGAGTTATTGCATCACTGCTGAATTCACCATTCCCGCATCAG CCGCCATACGGGAGCCTAGCAGCAGAAAGACATGGTTCTGCAAGTTCCCTTGATTCTGCTGCATCTCTTGAAGAGAGCAAAACTTCAGAGGCACACAGTGATGCAATAAACCATCTCAGGAATATCCCTGGAAACGACAGTTGTGCAGAATGTCGTTCTCCAGATCCTGACTGGGCATCTCTAAACTTGGGTATTCTTATTTGCATTGAGTGCTCAGGGGCTCACAGGAATCTGGGAGTCCATATTTCAAAG GTTCGGTCCTTGAGATTGGATGTGAAAATATGGGAGCCAGTAATTATTGATTTGTTTCGTGCACTTGGAAATGATTACAATAATTCCATTTGGGAAGCTTTGCTTCCGAAAGAAGGTCAAGG AATGGATGAGTCAAATAGCACTATCCTGTTCATGGAAAAGCCTAAACCTACTGATGCTTTCTCAATAAAGGAAAGGTTCATACAATCAAAG TACGTGGACAAACTTCTTATTGCCAAAGACACCAATCAAATTACCATTGGTATACTGGAAGCTATAAGGACAAATGATGTGAGAGCAGTGTATCACATTCTTGTGTTGGCTGATGCAAGCCCTAACATGACATATGATGAGTTGAACAACGATGTTAACCATGTTCTACCGGTAACAGACAGGAAATTATTTGATCCAGCCTCTTGTGAGAAAATAGAGGATTCTGGGAAACCAGAAGGTTGTCTGCAAGGCTGCTCCTTATTGCACTTGGCATGTCAACATGGTCATCCTGTACTAGTTGAGCTTCTGCTACTTTTGGGCGCGGATATTAATAAGCAGGATTTCCATGGACGGACACCATTGCACCATTGTGTCCAAAAGAGTAATGATGCCCTTACCAAACATCTACTGAAGAG GGGTGCAAGAACAACAATTAAAGATGGTGGGGGCCTGACTGCTTTGGAGAGaagaatggagcttggagcaataacaGATGAAGAATTGTTCATATTATTTGTGAG GTGA